A window of Streptomyces sp. NBC_01241 genomic DNA:
CCGGGCCGCGGCGGCGGTGGCGGACGTGGGGGTGGGGGTGGGCCCGGAGGTGGGAACGGTGGTCGTCATGCCACTCCCCCCTTGCCGCCTCGGCCGAACTGCTCGTCGAGGACGGAGATCCGGCGCCAGTACTCGTCCTCCTCGATCTCCCCGGCCGCGAAGCGGCGGCCGAGCAGCGTGATCGGTGACGGTTCGGCGGGGCTCTCCTGGGTGGCACGGGCCTGCCAGGGGCCGCGTCGGCCGCGCAGGACCGTGCGGCGCAGGAGAGTGACGCCGCCGATGACGACGGCCGCCCAGAAGAGCGGGAAGAGGAGGATCCAGGGCCCGGGCCCACCGCTGTACGCCAGGGTGTTCATCTCGGTCAGCTCCCTCGGTTCAGGATTCGCGGTCAGGTTTTCCCGACGACTGCGAGCCTGGCCCCGGAAGGGGGCCCGAGTCGTCGTACGGCCAGCGGCCGTGCGCGTACACCCTCGGGAGTACGCGGCGGATCCGCGGCTGCTCCCCTTGTCGGCCCGAGATCGCCGGGGTGGACGTGCCGGAGAGGCCGATTGCCGATACGGCGGTGTGGGGGTTCCTCTCCTCCTGGAGGACGGGCGCTCCCGCACGGCTTTGCGGTGGTGAGTCTGTTGCGGCGTGTTCTTCGGCGGTCGTTCATCGGTTTGAATGCGTCGATCGTGTTCGTCACCCTGCTGCTGCCGGTTCATCAGATGGCGCGAACTCGCTTTTATCAGCTGGTCGGGCCGGATGGGCGTGGATACGGTCGTTCGCGTCGTCCAGAAAGGGCGGCACCCGTCGCGTGCTGCGCGCGCCCGGGCCGCCCCGGCCGTCATGCGCTGGTACGGAGCACGCTCGGGCGGTTCCATGGGAGTGGACATGAGTTCTGTAGGTCGTAGGACCGTTGCGGTGATGGCCACGGCTTTGGCGTCGCTGGGTGTGGGGAGCGGTGTCACCGCATCCGCGGCCACCCCGGCCGCCACGTCGTGCAGCGGGGCGGAATGCCCCAGCCTGAAGCCGGCCAGGCTCACGACGAGCCAGGCCACCCTGAATGTCACCCAGATGCAACTGGAGAACATCCAGGCGATGGCGTCCGACGCGGTGACCGGGGAGCCCATCCGCGGTGCGAAGATCGTGTTCGCCACCATCGGCGGCCGGACGCTGGGGGCGGCCTACACCGACTACGACGGCGTGGCCTCGATCACCGCCCCGGAGAACCTGGGTCCCGGAACCCTCCAGGAGCTGCTGGGCGGCTACGAAGCGGCGATGGTCGGCGACGGCATCCACGCCCCGGTCGGGGCCCACGGAGCGATCACCGTCGGCACCGACCAGGCCCCTGGTGTCCCGAACTCCCCGTGCGCCATCTGCAGTGACCGCGGGCTCAAGCAGGACGTGGTCCCGGTCGACTGGAGCCGGTAAGGATGCGGATCTTCCACCGGCGGTCCCGGGCGGCCGACCACAGTGCCCCGGCCCGTCGTCCGGCCGGTGCGCGGGAGAGTGGCGCTGTGGCCCCGGTCGGTGCGGTCAATGGTCACGCGGTCCTGGCGACCGTGGCCGCGCTGCCCATCAGTACCTGGCGCTACCTCTGGGAGCCCGAAGACGTGCGTCACCTCGGGCCGATGGCCCAGGACTGGCACACCGCCTTCGGCTTCAACCAGGACGACACCACCATCCCCGTCGTCGACGGCCTCGGCGTCGCCCTGGTGTGCGTCCAGGCACTGCACCGCCGCGTGGAAGAACTCACGGCCGAAATGGATCGTCTGCGAGAAGCCGCGAACGCGCCCGACGCCGCGTGACGACGTGAGACGGCCTGCCCTGATGCTCCAGCGGTCGGAGGGGCGGACGGACAGTGGCCACGGACACTCCCGCGGTCGCCGCCCGCTCTCCGAGAGGGCTTGGGGAGTCGGCCCCTGCGGAACACTCATCACGATCCACAGGACACCATGACAGGACCGGACACCTTGGCACGACACGACACGGTGACGGAGCCGTCCGAGGCGATGGATCAGCCGTCACCGGTGTGTACGGACGCGATCTGGCGGCTTCCGGTGACGGTCTGTCGCATCACCCAGTTCCTGGGTGAGCAGACGGCCGGCGCCTTGCTGGAGCGCGCCATCGCCTCCACCGGCGACACGTTGAAGCCCTCCATGATCGGAGACCGGGAAGTGGTCCCCGGTCTTCGCCGGTCCCGGTCGTGCCAGGACTTCGCCGCGCCCGAGTTGACGGCGGCCATCGATGAGGTGCTGGAGGCGGTCGAACACACTCTGGGCGTCTCCTGCCAGTACACCGAACCCAGCTACGGCCTCAACGTGCACAACGACGGCGACTTCTACCGGCCGCACCAGGACACCAGCGCCGAGTACGCGCCCCGACGTCTACTCACGTTCGTGTACTACCTGCATCGCACACCCCGGCCTTTCGACGGGGGCGAGCTGCGTGTGTTCGACGTCGCCCTGCCACTGCACACCGAGACAGCCGGAAAGTGGGAGGAGCGCACCTGGCGGGACTGGGAGCCCGAGCACGACAGCATCGTGTTCTTCCGACCCACCGCCTGGCATGAGGTACGGCCGGTCAGCTGCCCGAGCAAGCAGCACGCGGACAGCCGCTTCGCCATCAACGGCTGGCTGTGCAGCCCCGACCCCGCGAACCGCGGCGGCTGAGCACCCGACGGCCGTCCCGGGAGCCCGTCACGTAAGCGCGGCCAGCGGATCGTCCAGCACCGGCTGCCAGGCGAGTTCCGCCGCGCCCACCAGGCTGTTGTAGTCGAGCGTGCACGGCAGGATCGGCACACTGCCGCTGCGCCCCCACAGGCTGCGGTCCGCCACCACCGCGCGCAGCCGCTCCGGATCCGCGTCGAGCAGGGCGCGGTGCAGTCCGCCGAGGATGATGCGGTCGGGGTTGAGGATGTTGACGAGTCCGGCGAGCCCGAGGCCGAGCCGGTCGATCAGCGCCTCGGCCGCGCCCCGCACCGCTGGGTCCTCGTACTCCGTACGCAGCAGATCGCCGGCCTGCTTGAGCAGCGACTCCTGCGGACCGGGTTCGCGACGGGCGGTGATCAGGAAGGCCAGCGGGTCGGTCTCGACGTCCAGGCAGCCGCGACCGCCGCAGTAGCACGGCCGGCCCTCGGGGTTCACCGTGAGATGCCCGACCTCCAGCGCGAGTCCCGAACTCCCGGTGTGCAGGCGGCCGTCGAGGACCAGTGCCCCGCCCACGCCGCGGTGACCGGTGGCCACACAGAGCAGATGCTGGGCGCCGCGCCCCGCACCGTGCCGGTGCTCGGCGAGTGCGGCGAGGTTGACGTCGTTCCCGGTGAACGCCGGCCCGGGGATGCCCGCTTCCCGTACCCGGTCGGCGAAGATCTCGCGGACCGGGGCGCCCGCGGGCCAGGCGATGTGCAGTGGGTTCAGTGCGGTGCCCTCCGGTTCGGCGACCGCGGACGGCACCGCGAGGCCCGCGCCGACGCAGCGCAGTCCGCTCTCCCGCAGCAGCCGGGCGCAGTCGTCGACGACGTCGCCGATGACCTGGGCCGGGTCCGCGGTGACGGTGGCACAGCTCGGGGTGGTGGCGACGAGCCGTCCGCCGAGCCCGACGAGCGCGGCCCGGAACCCGTCGGCGTGCACCTGGGCGGCGATGGCGACGGGGCCGGACTCCCGGATGGCCAGTCGGTGCGAGGGGCGGCCCTGCGAGCCGGCGGCGGAGCCCGGCCTGGAGTCGACCCGGATCAGTCCGAGCGCCTCCAGTTCCGCGGCGACCGCACCGGCCGTCGCCCGGGTGACGCCGAGTTCGGAGGTGAGGACGGCGCGGGTGGGCGCGCGTCCGGTGTGGACCAGTTCCAGCGCGGGTCCGAGCGCGCTGCGGCCCCTCTCCAACTTTGTCCGGGTGGTGGTCACCTTGCCGTTCATGGGGGCGAGTCTCCCATGATCCGCGGGTGTTGCCGACGCCCCGGTCGCGCACATCTGCCTCGTGCGCCCGTGGCAGGCAGCCGTCTTGCGCGCGTTGTCCGGACGCCCCTATGCTGAGTTTGTGCCGCAACTAAACAAATTGCGGACGGCCCTGCCGGGGGGACCGGGCGGAATCACCGCCCCAGCTTCGTCGGCCCGCCTCCGTACCGCGCTGACCGTGTTCTTCGCCCTCGACGGCTTCCTCTTCGCCGGCTGGGTGGTCCGCATCCCGGCCATCAAGCACCAGACCGGCGCCTCGGCCGCCACTCTGGGGCTCGCCCTGCTCGGCGTATCCGCCGGGGCCGTGGTGACCATGACGCTCACCGGCCGGCTGTGCCGGCGCTTCGGCAGCCATCCGCTGACCGTGGTCTGCGGCGTTCTCCTTTCCCTGAGCATCGCCCTGCCCGCACGGACGCATTCGGCGCTCGCGCTCGGCCTGGTACTGCTGGCCTTCGGCGCCGCGTACGGCGGGATGAACGTGGCGATGAACAGCGCGGCCGTCGACCTGGTCGCCGCCCTGCGGCGCCCCGTGATGCCCGGCTTCCACGCCGCGTTCAGCCTCGGCGGCATGGTCGGCGCCGGGCTCGGCGGCCTGGTCGCGGGCGGCCTCTCCCCCGCCACACATCTCTTCGTCCTCACCGGGGTCGGACTCCTGGTCACCGCGGCGGCCGGCCCGGTGCTGCTGCGTGCTCCGGCGCCGGGGCCCGCGCCCACGGCCGGCACCGCCGAGGTGCCGCGACCGGCCGGGCGGGCCCGCCGCACGGTGCTCCTGTTCGGTGTGATCGCGCTGTGCACGGCGTACGGCGAGGGCGCGCTGGCCGACTGGGGCGCCCTCCATCTCGAACAGGACCTGCATGCCCACCCGGGCATCGCCGCCGCCGGATACTCCCTGTTCGCACTGTCCATGACGGCCGGTCGGCTCAGCGGTACGGCGCTGCTCGAGCGGCTCGGCCAGACCCGGACCCTCGTCGCCGGCGGGACGACGGCCGCCGCCGGGATGCTCCTCGGCTCGCTCGCCCCGACCACCTGGTCGGCGCTCCTCGGTTTCGCCGTCACCGGTCTCGGTCTGGCCAATATCTTCCCCGTCGCGGTGGGCCGGGCGGGCGAGCTGGCCGGGCCCGGAGGAGTGGCCACCGCGTCGACGCTCGGGTACGGCGGGATGCTGCTCGGGCCGCCCGCGATCGGATTCCTGGCCGACTGGCTCTCCCTGCCGCTGGCCCTCACCACGGTGGCGCTGCTGGCCATCGCGGCCGCCGCGCTGGGATACGGAGCACGCAACGCGGCGCACGCCTGAGAGGCCGGCCCTGCTGCGCAAACGCCCCGCCGGGCAGCCCGGCCCGCTGACACGATCACCACCATGGAGATCACGGATCACATCAACACCCTCGCCGCCGAGGGACACTTGCTGGCGGCCGCCGCACAGGAAGCGGGAACCGGGGCGCCCGTGCCGAGCGCGCTCTGGCTGAGATGGACCCGGGCAGCCAGCTCCTGTACGCGGTAGGCGCAGCCGCCGTCCTCCGCCGCGCCTTCCGCGAGGATGTCGAGAACCTCGAAATCGCTGGCACCCAGGCCGTGCCGGTGCAGCTCGCGGTCGAGCTCACAGAGCGTCCTGGCGTGCAGCGCGAGGATGTCCCGCCACTCGTCGACGAGCACCCGCTCGGACTTGTTCGCCGCCATGACCGCACGTCAGCAGAGATGACACCTCTTGTTGCACGTGCATCAAATGCATATGCATCACATGCACATGCATTTGATGCACGTGCATGTACTGTGCTGCTCGTGACCTCTCCGCTCAACGGTGGCCGAGGGAAAGGTCCCGCCCTCGGCCACCGCACGCACGAGCTTCGAGACCCGGGCTCCCGAGACCGTGGCCTGGCCGGCCGCGCCTGCCGGGGTGCGCCGGGTCAGCCGAGCCAGCCGGGGCGCACGAGCCCCGACTCGTAGGCGAGTACGACGAGTTGGGCTCGATCCCGGGCGCCGAGCTTCACCATGGTGCGGCTGACATGGGTCTTGGCGGTGAGCGGGCTGACGACCAGCCGTCGGGCGATCTCCTCGTTGGAGAGCCCTATGCCGACGAGCGCCATCACCTCCCTTTCCCGTTCGGTGAGTTCACTCAGGCCGGTGACCGCCGGGGGTTCCTTGGACCGGGCCGCGAACTCGGCGATCAGCCGGCGGGTGACCCCCGGCGAGAGCAGGGCGTCGCCGGCCACCACCGCGCGTACCGCCCGCAGCAGTTCCTCCGGTTCGGTGTCCTTGACGAGAAAGCCCGAGGCGCCGGAGCGGATCGCCTCGAAGACGTACTCGTCGAGCTCGAAGGTGGTGAGCATGACCACCTTCACGTCACGCAGCCCGGGGTCCTCGGTGATCGCGCGGGTGGCGGCGAGGCCGTCGAGACATGGCATCCGGATGTCCATCAGCACGGTGTCCGGCCGTAGTTCGCGCACCATGCGTACGGCCTCCTCACCGTCGGCGGCCTCGCCCGCCACCTCGATGTCGGGCTGGGCGTCCAGCAGGGCCCGGAAACCGGCCCGGACCAGTAGCTGGTCGTCGGCGAGCAGTACGCGGATCACGGTGTCTCCTCCTTGGGCGCCGCCGCGCCGGGCGAGTCGGACAGCAGCGGGAGCTCGGCCCGCACGCGGAAGCCGCCATCGGCCCGGGACCCCGCCTCGATCGTGCCACCCAGGGCGGCGGCGCGCTCCCGCATGCCCGCCAGTCCGTTGCCGCTGCCGCCCGCCTCGTTACCGGTGGCCGGTCCTTCGTCGTCGATACGGAGCCGGATGCGGCCGGGCTCGTAGCCGATCCGGACCTGCGCGGTGCGCGATCCGGAGTGCCGGACCACGTTCGTGAGCGCCTCCTGGACGATCCGGAAGGCGGCGAGATCCGCGCCGGGCGGTACGGAGCCCCGCACCCCGTCGGTCTCGACGGTGACGGTCAGTCCGGTGCTCGCCGCCTGTTCGACGAGTTCGGGGAGCCGGTCGAGTCCGGGAGCCGGGGCCCTGGGGGCGTCTCCGGGGGTGCGCAGCGTGTCAAGGACCTGACGGACCTCGCCCAGCGCCTCCTTGCTGGCGGCCTTGATGGTGGTGAGGGCGGTACGGGCCTGCTCGGGGTCGGAGTCCAGCAACGCGAGCCCGACGCTCGACTGCACGTTGATGACGGAGATGCTGTGGGCCAGGACGTCATGGAGCTCACGCGCCATCCGCAGTCTCTCCTCGTCGGCCCGGCGCTGCTGGGCGGCCTCCCGTTCGGCGCGCTGGTCCGCCCACTGCTCACGGCGTACGCGGACGAATTCGGCGGCGGCGACGATGGCCACCACCCAGGCGGCGATGCCCAGTTCCTGCCCCCACGGTGCGGCGTGGCCACCGGCGGGCGGGAGCCAGCGGTAGAGCCAGTGGGCCACCAGGACGTGCCCCAGCCACACCATGCCGACGGCCGACCAGGCGGCCCGCCGGTGCCCGGCGACGACGGCGCTGAAGCAGCCCACGGCGACGGCCAGGAAGACCGGCCCGTACGGATATCCGGCGGCCAGATAGACCATCGCGGCGGCCGACGCCCCGAAGACGGCCACCACGGGGTGGCGGTGGCGCAGCAGGAGCACGGCGACGGCCAGGAAGAGCAGCAGCCGCGCGAAGAGGTCCAACGGCGCCCTCTCGCCCATCTGCCCCCGGGCCGCGATGGTCGAACCGATCATGACGACGGCACCGAGCAGGATCGTCGACGGCCAGGGCAGCCGGGAGGCGGAGTATCCCGGTTCCCCCGTCAGCCACCGCGGCGGCCCGCCGTGGCCCCAGTGTGAGCGTTGCTCTTCCATGGCGGCCACGCTAGACGGCGGACCACCGCGCGGGCGTCAGCCGGGCGTGGTGATCACCCGTACTCCCTGTGGAGTACGACGTACGGACCGATCGAGGGCGACGCCCGGTCCCGGGCCTGCCGTTCGGCGATCAGACCTGATTCGCGCGCCCCCGGCACCGCCGCGATCAGTCCCGGTCCGGACGAAAGACCCTAGTGCCCCTCCCGGCAGACATCGCCGGTCGCGGCACTAGCTGCCACGGGGGCCGAGCAGCCCGACCGTGCGGGCCAGTTCGGTGACGGCCTCCCGGAAGAAGACCTCCCGGGCCTCCACCACCCGGTTGAACTGGCCGAAGATCTCGAAGGAGATCAGCCCGAACATCTGTGACCAGGCGGCGATCAGCGGCGCTGCGACACCCGGAGGGAGGCCGGGCGCGAATTCGGCGACCATCCGCCCGGCCTCGGCGCGCAGCTCGGCGGCGAGTGGCGGCACGGCGAGACCGTCCGTGCGGTAGGCGTCGCCGACGATGGTGATCAGGACGAGGCCGACGCGGGAGGCGGGTCCGATCGTGGCCTGCGGCGCGGTGTAGCCGGGCACGGGCGAGCCGTAGATCAGGGCGTACTCGTGGGGGTGGGCCAGGGCCCAGTCGCGTACGGCGCGGGCGACCGCGGTCCAGCGTGCGAGGTGCGGGGCGGCCTCGTCGACGGCGGCCCGGTGAGCGGCCTCGGCGGTCTCGCCCACGGCGTCGTACGCGTCGACGATGAGGACCGTGAGCAGCTCGTCCCGGCTGGGGAAGTAGCGGTAGAGCGCGGAGGACGCCATGCCGAGCTCCCGTGCGACGGCGCGCAGTGAGAGTTTCGCGGCGCCCTCGGCCGCCAGTTGCTTCTTCGCCTCGCCCTTGATGGCGGCGGTGACCTCGATACGGGCCCGTTCCCTGGCTCCCC
This region includes:
- a CDS encoding tail fiber domain-containing protein; the protein is MRIFHRRSRAADHSAPARRPAGARESGAVAPVGAVNGHAVLATVAALPISTWRYLWEPEDVRHLGPMAQDWHTAFGFNQDDTTIPVVDGLGVALVCVQALHRRVEELTAEMDRLREAANAPDAA
- a CDS encoding sensor histidine kinase, translating into MEEQRSHWGHGGPPRWLTGEPGYSASRLPWPSTILLGAVVMIGSTIAARGQMGERAPLDLFARLLLFLAVAVLLLRHRHPVVAVFGASAAAMVYLAAGYPYGPVFLAVAVGCFSAVVAGHRRAAWSAVGMVWLGHVLVAHWLYRWLPPAGGHAAPWGQELGIAAWVVAIVAAAEFVRVRREQWADQRAEREAAQQRRADEERLRMARELHDVLAHSISVINVQSSVGLALLDSDPEQARTALTTIKAASKEALGEVRQVLDTLRTPGDAPRAPAPGLDRLPELVEQAASTGLTVTVETDGVRGSVPPGADLAAFRIVQEALTNVVRHSGSRTAQVRIGYEPGRIRLRIDDEGPATGNEAGGSGNGLAGMRERAAALGGTIEAGSRADGGFRVRAELPLLSDSPGAAAPKEETP
- a CDS encoding 2OG-Fe(II) oxygenase, giving the protein MARHDTVTEPSEAMDQPSPVCTDAIWRLPVTVCRITQFLGEQTAGALLERAIASTGDTLKPSMIGDREVVPGLRRSRSCQDFAAPELTAAIDEVLEAVEHTLGVSCQYTEPSYGLNVHNDGDFYRPHQDTSAEYAPRRLLTFVYYLHRTPRPFDGGELRVFDVALPLHTETAGKWEERTWRDWEPEHDSIVFFRPTAWHEVRPVSCPSKQHADSRFAINGWLCSPDPANRGG
- a CDS encoding SHOCT domain-containing protein → MNTLAYSGGPGPWILLFPLFWAAVVIGGVTLLRRTVLRGRRGPWQARATQESPAEPSPITLLGRRFAAGEIEEDEYWRRISVLDEQFGRGGKGGVA
- a CDS encoding ROK family protein; this encodes MNGKVTTTRTKLERGRSALGPALELVHTGRAPTRAVLTSELGVTRATAGAVAAELEALGLIRVDSRPGSAAGSQGRPSHRLAIRESGPVAIAAQVHADGFRAALVGLGGRLVATTPSCATVTADPAQVIGDVVDDCARLLRESGLRCVGAGLAVPSAVAEPEGTALNPLHIAWPAGAPVREIFADRVREAGIPGPAFTGNDVNLAALAEHRHGAGRGAQHLLCVATGHRGVGGALVLDGRLHTGSSGLALEVGHLTVNPEGRPCYCGGRGCLDVETDPLAFLITARREPGPQESLLKQAGDLLRTEYEDPAVRGAAEALIDRLGLGLAGLVNILNPDRIILGGLHRALLDADPERLRAVVADRSLWGRSGSVPILPCTLDYNSLVGAAELAWQPVLDDPLAALT
- a CDS encoding MFS transporter translates to MPQLNKLRTALPGGPGGITAPASSARLRTALTVFFALDGFLFAGWVVRIPAIKHQTGASAATLGLALLGVSAGAVVTMTLTGRLCRRFGSHPLTVVCGVLLSLSIALPARTHSALALGLVLLAFGAAYGGMNVAMNSAAVDLVAALRRPVMPGFHAAFSLGGMVGAGLGGLVAGGLSPATHLFVLTGVGLLVTAAAGPVLLRAPAPGPAPTAGTAEVPRPAGRARRTVLLFGVIALCTAYGEGALADWGALHLEQDLHAHPGIAAAGYSLFALSMTAGRLSGTALLERLGQTRTLVAGGTTAAAGMLLGSLAPTTWSALLGFAVTGLGLANIFPVAVGRAGELAGPGGVATASTLGYGGMLLGPPAIGFLADWLSLPLALTTVALLAIAAAALGYGARNAAHA
- a CDS encoding response regulator — translated: MIRVLLADDQLLVRAGFRALLDAQPDIEVAGEAADGEEAVRMVRELRPDTVLMDIRMPCLDGLAATRAITEDPGLRDVKVVMLTTFELDEYVFEAIRSGASGFLVKDTEPEELLRAVRAVVAGDALLSPGVTRRLIAEFAARSKEPPAVTGLSELTEREREVMALVGIGLSNEEIARRLVVSPLTAKTHVSRTMVKLGARDRAQLVVLAYESGLVRPGWLG
- a CDS encoding TetR/AcrR family transcriptional regulator — encoded protein: MSTVRGARERARIEVTAAIKGEAKKQLAAEGAAKLSLRAVARELGMASSALYRYFPSRDELLTVLIVDAYDAVGETAEAAHRAAVDEAAPHLARWTAVARAVRDWALAHPHEYALIYGSPVPGYTAPQATIGPASRVGLVLITIVGDAYRTDGLAVPPLAAELRAEAGRMVAEFAPGLPPGVAAPLIAAWSQMFGLISFEIFGQFNRVVEAREVFFREAVTELARTVGLLGPRGS